One Longimicrobium sp. DNA window includes the following coding sequences:
- a CDS encoding M28 family peptidase, which yields MAAVSAERLEAHVRMLAETLAPRSVAHRANLDAAASYVAVEMAAGGAEVSKQVYAAAGAEYRNVIGRLGPDTKERVVVGAHYDAAGPFPGADDNASGVAGIIELVRVLAGTPLGVGVELVAYPCEEPPFFRTPYMGSMVHANSLRAEGARVRGMIALEMIGYFNDEPGSQHFPTPLLKPFYPSRGNFITVVGKLGQGPLIRRVRRAMRRGSPLPVRTIQAPRAVPGVDFSDHASYWAAGFDAVMVTDTAFYRNPHYHTAHDTADTLDYARMAMVVEGVREAVVALAT from the coding sequence ATGGCCGCAGTCTCGGCGGAGCGCCTGGAGGCACACGTTCGCATGCTGGCGGAGACGCTGGCGCCGCGCAGCGTGGCGCACCGCGCCAACCTCGACGCGGCGGCGTCGTACGTCGCGGTGGAGATGGCGGCGGGCGGCGCCGAGGTGTCGAAGCAGGTGTACGCGGCCGCGGGGGCCGAGTACCGCAACGTCATCGGCCGTCTCGGACCCGACACGAAGGAGCGCGTCGTGGTGGGCGCGCACTACGATGCCGCCGGCCCCTTCCCCGGCGCGGACGACAACGCGAGCGGGGTGGCGGGGATCATCGAGCTGGTGCGCGTGCTGGCCGGCACGCCGCTCGGAGTGGGCGTGGAGCTCGTCGCGTATCCATGCGAGGAGCCGCCCTTCTTTCGCACCCCGTACATGGGAAGCATGGTGCACGCCAACTCGCTGCGCGCCGAGGGTGCGCGGGTGAGGGGGATGATCGCGCTGGAGATGATCGGGTACTTCAACGACGAGCCGGGAAGCCAGCACTTCCCCACCCCGCTGCTGAAGCCGTTCTATCCATCGCGCGGCAACTTCATCACGGTGGTGGGGAAGCTGGGGCAGGGGCCGCTGATCCGCCGCGTGCGGCGTGCGATGCGCCGCGGCTCGCCGCTTCCCGTGCGCACCATCCAGGCGCCGCGCGCGGTGCCCGGCGTCGACTTCAGCGACCACGCCAGCTACTGGGCCGCCGGCTTCGACGCGGTGATGGTGACCGACACCGCCTTCTACCGGAACCCGCACTACCACACCGCCCACGACACGGCGGACACGCTGGACTACGCGCGCATGGCGATGGTGGTGGAGGGGGTGCGCGAGGCGGTGGTGGCGCTGGCTACTTGA
- the can gene encoding carbonate dehydratase produces the protein MEKLTDLFERNRAWAAAMTERDPEFFTGLVNQQTPQYLWIGCSDSRVPANQIVGLAPGEMFVHRNIANVVVHTDLNCLSVLQFAVDVLKVRHVMVVGHYGCGGVRAADEDARLGLIDNWLRHVQDVRDAHRDELDAIPDAVERVDRLCELNVAAQVRHVCETTVVRDAWLRGQPLTVHGCIYRLQDGILRDLGVSAAGL, from the coding sequence ATGGAGAAGCTGACCGATCTATTCGAGCGCAACCGGGCGTGGGCCGCCGCGATGACGGAGCGCGACCCCGAATTCTTTACCGGGCTGGTGAACCAGCAGACGCCGCAATACCTGTGGATCGGGTGCTCGGACAGCCGGGTGCCCGCCAACCAGATCGTCGGGCTGGCGCCGGGCGAGATGTTCGTGCATCGCAACATCGCGAACGTGGTGGTGCACACCGACCTCAACTGCCTCTCCGTGCTGCAGTTCGCGGTGGACGTGCTGAAGGTGCGGCACGTGATGGTGGTGGGGCACTACGGGTGCGGCGGCGTGCGCGCGGCGGACGAGGACGCGCGCCTGGGACTCATCGACAACTGGCTCCGCCACGTGCAGGACGTGCGCGACGCGCACCGCGACGAGCTGGACGCCATCCCCGACGCCGTCGAGCGGGTGGACCGCCTCTGCGAGCTGAACGTGGCCGCGCAGGTGCGCCACGTCTGCGAGACGACGGTGGTGCGCGACGCCTGGCTGCGCGGCCAGCCTCTGACGGTGCACGGCTGCATCTACCGCCTGCAGGACGGCATCCTGCGCGACCTGGGCGTGTCGGCGGCGGGACTGTAG